A window from Malassezia restricta chromosome I, complete sequence encodes these proteins:
- a CDS encoding CDP-diacylglycerol---glycerol-3-phosphate 3-phosphatidyltransferase, with protein MLCARVALPYVACFASPRPTYPTVLARNAGLRPLLPVRRSMATASRTPHSPPASQHVPESVPHDQPFLLPEIVSEALHVPMFSASAHSMVRVPSPRQFYSTLRHHIMKAQHRIFIATLYVGKEERELAMFLTKALARRPQLQLTILMDAMRATRESPQSASSASLLSHLASMFPDQVDLRLYATPVLRPNSIASRIIGKRFNEGFGLQHMKVYGFDDDVIITGANLSRDYFTRRMDRYLLIREHKPLANYLHALILLLSRFSYALLYDGDPSLLSHVKGHIEDMDDSSSDYVQLTRSAFRLHWDGGSDLLLAEDTDGTIATAGLCPSTRACLETNWRSSATQALQDFTMRWYERAKAQRPASGDTRIVPLLQLGQLAITQETDMIPILTQYLSALSPRALGPTAARPYTTVDLTSGYFTLSGLYKSLVLSDAIHRHSQAPVFFRLVAASPEANGFFGSRGLSGRIPAAYTLLEKLFWNRVVDKQLHAPVHPYVDVSDPISEGPLAPVELREWSKYGWTYHEKGLWITGPSLAQPVLSPATTLIGSSNYGARSEKFDVECSLLITTQSPQLQDTLAKEVQEMRESARTRMDTATFRSKERRVDAVTQVLTRLLRPLL; from the coding sequence ATGCTGtgtgcgcgcgtcgccctgcCGTACGTTGCGTGTTTCGCGTCCCCACGACCGACATACCCAACGGTACTTGCGCGCAACGCGGGGCTACGCCCTCTACTACCTGTTCGGCGCTCCATGGCCACTGCGTCCCGGACTCCACACTCGCCACCGGCTTCCCAGCATGTCCCGGAGTCGGTGCCTCACGACCAGCCCTTTCTACTTCCAGAGATCGTgtccgaggcgctccaTGTGCCGATGTTCAGCGCGTCGGCCCATTCGATGGTTCGTGTCCCGTCACCGCGCCAATTCTACAGCACACTGCGGCACCATATCATGAAGGCGCAGCATCGCATCTTTATTGCCACGCTGTACGTCGGGAAAGAGGAGCGTGAACTTGCCATGTTCCTGACCAAGGCACttgcgcggcgcccacaGCTGCAATTGACCATCCTCATGGATGCGATGCGAGCCACGCGAGAGAGCCCCCAgagcgcctcgagtgcTTCGCTGCTCTCCCACCTCGCCAGCATGTTTCCCGACCAGGTGGATCTGCGATTGTATGCCACACCTGTACTCCGTCCCAACAGCATTGCTTCGCGTATCATTGGAAAGCGGTTCAATGAGGGGTTCGGACTGCAGCACATGAAAGTGTATGGCTTTGACGACGATGTCATTATTACTGGCGCCAATTTATCGCGCGACTATTTTACGCGTCGGATGGACCGCTACCTTTTGATCAGGGAGCACAAGCCACTAGCCAATTACTTGCACGCTCTGATTCTGTTACTCTCGCGATTCTCCTACGCACTTCTGTACGACGGCGATCCATCGCTCCTGTCGCACGTCAAAGGCCACATCGAGGACATGGATgactcgtcgtccgactATGTACAGCTTACCCGCAGCGCCTTTCGTCTTCACTGGGATGGCGGCAGCGACCTTCTCCTGGCAGAAGACACGGACGGGACCATCGCGACAGCAGGCTTGTGCCCATCGACCAGGGCGTGTCTCGAAACCAACTGGCGCTCGTCTGCtacgcaggcgctgcaagaCTTTACGATGCGGTGGTacgagcgtgccaaggcacaAAGGCCTGCCTCAGGCGATACACGGATAGTGCCGCTGCTCCAACTGGGCCAGCTTGCTATTACGCAAGAAACAGACATGATACCCATTCTCACACAATACCTCTCTGCTCTTTCCCCGCGCGCACTCGGTCCCACAGCTGCGCGGCCCTACACTACTGTGGACCTCACGTCTGGCTACTTTACACTTTCAGGCTTGTACAAGTCCCTCGTGCTCTCTGATGCCATTCACCGCCATTCACAGGCCCCCGTGTTTTTCCGCCTGGTTGCTGCGTCGCCGGAGGCCAATGGTTTTTTCGGCAGTCGGGGTCTGAGCGGCCGTATCCCTGCAGCGTACACGCTGTTGGAGAAGCTCTTTTGGAACCGTGTCGTCGACAAGCAACTACATGCGCCCGTGCACCCATACGTGGATGTCTCCGATCCGATATCGGAGGGTCCTCTTGCGCCTGTTGAGCTGCGAGAATGGAGCAAGTACGGCTGGACGTACCATGAAAAAGGTCTGTGGATCACAGGACCGTCACTGGCGCAGCCTGTCCTGTCACCAGCCACGACGCTCATTGGCTCGTCCAACTATGGTGCCCGGTCAGAAAAGTTCGATGTAGAGTGCTCGTTGCTCATCACGACTCAGTCCCCCCAGCTACAAGATACCCTGGCGAAAGAAGTGCAGGAGATGCGCGAAAGTgcgcgcacacgcatggACACGGCGACCTTTCGCAGCAAGGAACGCCGAGTGGACGCGGTGACCCAGGTCCTGACCCGGCTCCTTCGGCCCCTGTTGTAG
- a CDS encoding tRNA (adenine-N(1)-)-methyltransferase non-catalytic subunit — translation MDESTKPEHDAHTERHDDEQARKRPRYAAPFVPTNAQLRERTTILLPGMNVYLRLPSGMMKLVTLEKGSTISIGKFGSFEADHIIGKPFGPTYEIKPDGSLDIMHQAVAEALVESEATNENIFDDGESQSLTYEDIKALKEAGATGREIIQKQLEGNKSYEMRTVYSQTKIMKRKESKHLKYFTPLTPDMFHVALYNFDRNPDKIRNMRADSLAQCLSFSHVQPGGKYLVIDGIGGLLVGAVLERLGGFGSVHLIHDSDSPPALELMPQYNLMPFQTHNVLKTLHWAATEKRWTLPSHMSEELSRVYTSDRERNRARKKRANIEDFIATRQQFFEGEFDAVIIACPYEPYSIIHRLTPYLAGSANVVVHSPHLQPLVEAQARLRASHSFINVSVTEPWLRRYQVLPARTHPDMSTSASGGYILHAIRILDDVESDSTSANGPIL, via the exons ATGGACGAAAGCACAAAGCCGGAACACGACGCACACACAGAAAGGCACGATGATGAGCAAGCACGCAAACGGCCACGTTACGCTGCTCCCTTTGTGCCAACCAATGCCCAGCTGCGAGAGAGAACGACGATCCTTCTGCCTGGCATGAATGTGTACCTGCGTCTGCCCTCGGGTATGATGAAGCTCGTCACCTTGGAGAAGGGAAGTACTATATCTATTGGAAAGTTCGGATCATTTGAAGCGGACCACATTATAGGAAAGCCGTTTGGGCCCACGTATGAAATCAAACCTGATGGGTCCCTCGACATTATGCATCAAGCCGTGGCGGAGGCGTTGGTCGAGAGCGAGGCTACGAACGAGAATATCTTTGATGACGGCGAATCACAGTCTTTGACGTACGAAGATATCAAGGCGCTGAAAGAGGCAGGTGCCACAGGCCGGGAAATTATTCAAAAGCAGCTCGAAGGAAACAAAAGCTACGAGATGCGGACCGTGTACAGCCAAACGAAAATCATGAAACGCAAAGAGTCCAAGCATCTCAAGTACTTTACGCCATTGACGCCCGATATGTTTCATGTGGCTCTCTACAACTTTGATCGCAATCCTGACAAAATACGCAATATGCGCGCCGATTCACTGGCCCAATGTTTGTCGTTCTCGCATGTGCAGCCAGGCGGAAAGTACCTGGTCATCGATGGGATTGGCGGTCTACTTGTCGGAGCTGTTCTCGAAAGACTTGGTGGATTCGGTTCTGTGCATCTCATTCACGACTCGGACTCACCGCCTgccctcgagctcatgcCGCAATACAACTTAATGCCGTTCCAGACGCACAATgtgctcaagacgctgcaTTGGGCGGCTACCGAGAAACGATGGACACTACCTTCACATATGTCAGAAGAACTTTCCCGTGTATATACCTCGGACCGTGAGCGGAATCGTGCGCGCAAAAAGCGTGCGAATATTGAAGATTTTAtcgccacgcgccagcaATTTTTCGAAGGCGAATTTGATGC CGTTATCATTGCATGTCCCTACGAACCCTACTCGATCATACACCGCCTGACACCATATTTGGCTGGTTCTGCGAATGTGGTCGTACACAGTCCGCACCTTCAA CCGCTTGTGGAAGCTCAAGCACGCTTGCGTGCCTCCCATTCTTTCATTAATGTGTCCGTGACAGAACCTTGGCTGCGTCGGTACCAGGTTCTGCCGGCTCGAACGCACCCTGACATGAGCACGTCTGCTAGCGGTGGTTACATTTTGCACGCGATTCGCATCCTTGATGATGTGGAGTCCGACTCCACAAGCGCGAATGGGCCCATTTTATAG
- a CDS encoding U3 small nucleolar RNA-associated protein MPP10 — MPAIEETLSQRLSTEPHLLAKGDSLLNQLARDTTKSLYDKGVQEEKASLPYISALLDACVPRGQQSGKRKRANDGIISQHPLFPPTELNELVLEGMGNDQIWHQLELRSAKLARVLDHVISSGPEDADEEESEEENEKDADDLPDDDEAWDEEDDEEEESDEGFAGASDLSDVDPNEVYYEPLHTEEMQHMRKEEKERQEMMQMYGVSDPALYDALTSASSDDDEEEEEDKEKPRHPTLDDDFFSIDEFNRLTEAQERQEHSSRAHLSGEEEEEDMDGIDLFAPVDEDEGEDEMDVSEIRYADFFDPIKKTRPAKSVDASPPRTPQVRFHDQVRVRPIKKAKSQSLAGLLTDGDDEEDEDGEEEGEDDNDEEEEEEDDDDEDEEGEEEDDDEEDEEGEEDDDDDDEEEEDEGEEDEEEEADEGMDGDAAEATAGRVAQDLFAEEEQEAPSSMSRYEQHQAELAEEIARYEDENVREKDWVLMGEASTRQRPVNSLLEEDLEFERTAKAAPVQTHEHGEGIEAMIKRRILDRHYDDVVRQRELEALPFAASSMLELSDTKSAKSLAELYEEEYQAARGEEAGDGAPRSEADVKLDNDHAALAADMDTLFSKLDALSNAHYTPKAPKAAIQTVSNTPSMAIESALPTTMSAGSMLAPEEVYERPIHSAALEGDKSEMSHAEKQRLHNKLRHEKRRRNDRIKRTEEAIQRQRGDGPRSKSETKADKDKALKSLVGHKGVTVVGKEKREKKKAPASWKL; from the coding sequence ATGCCGGCGATCGAGGAGACGCTGTCTCAACGGCTGAGCACTGAGCCTCATTTGCTGGCCAAAGGAGACTCGCTCTTGAACCAGCTTGCCCGGGATACCACCAAGTCGCTGTATGACAAGGGTGTCCAGGAGGAAAAGGCGTCTCTGCCCTATATTTCAGCTTTGCTTGATGCATGCGTGCCTCGCGGACAACAGTCTGGTAAACGCAAGCGTGCCAATGACGGGATCATCTCGCAGCATCCTCTTTTTCCGCCGACGGAGCTGAATGAGCTTGTGCTCGAGGGCATGGGCAACGACCAAATTTGGCATCAGCTGGAGCTACGAAGTGCTAAGCTCGCTCGGGTCCTCGACCATGTCATTTCCAGTGGACCCGAAGATGCGGACGAGGAGGAAAGTGAAGAAGAGAATGAAAAGGATGCTGACGATCTCCcggacgatgacgaggcatgggacgaagaagacgacgaagaagaggagtCTGATGAAGGTTTTGCCGGTGCCTCTGACCTTAGTGATGTCGATCCCAACGAAGTGTACTACGAACCTTTGCACACAGAGGAAATGCAGCACATGCGAAAGGAAGAAAAGGAGAGACAAGAGATGATGCAGATGTACGGCGTATCTGATCCAGCGCTCTACGATGCACTCACTTCCGCGTCttctgacgacgacgaggaagaagaggaggacAAAGAAAAGCCTCGGCACCCTACGTTGGATGATGACTTTTTTTCTATTGATGAATTTAATCGTTTGACAGAGGCGCAAGAGCGCCAGGAACATTCCTCTCGGGCTCACTTATCTggcgaagaagaggaagaggacaTGGACGGCATTGATCTATTTGCACCTGTGGACGAAGACGAAGGCGAAGATGAGATGGATGTGTCAGAGATCCGCTATGCTGACTTTTTTGATCCCATCAAGAAAACGCGTCCCGCCAAGTCTGTGGATGCCTCTCCTCCTCGTACGCCGCAAGTGCGCTTCCACGATCAGGTCCGCGTGCGGCCTATCAAGAAGGCCAAATCGCAGTCGTTGGCCGGCCTTTTGACGGATGGAGACGATGAAGAGGACGAAGACGGAGAAGAGGAAGGAGAGGACGACaacgacgaagaagaggaagaagaggacgacgacgatgaagacgaggaaggggaagaagaggacgacgacgaagaagacgaggaaggggaagaagacgacgacgacgacgacgaggaggaagaggatgaaggagaagaggacgaggaagaagaggccgATGAGGGCATGGACGGCGATGCTGCAGAGGCGACTGCTGGTCGTGTTGCGCAAGACTTGTTTGCTGAGGAAGAGCAAgaggcgccgtcgtccatgtcgaGATACGAGCAGCACCAGGCCGAGTTGGCGGAAGAAATTGCGCGATACGAGGACGAAAACGTGCGGGAGAAAGACTGGGTACTGATGGGTGAAGCAAGTACGCGGCAGCGACCTGTCAACAGTCTACTGGAAGAGGACCTTGAGTTTGAGCGCACAgccaaggcggcgccggtACAAACGCACGAACATGGCGAGGGTATCGAGGCCATGAtcaagcggcgcatcctcgATCGGCACTACGACGACGTGGTGCGCCAGCGTGAGCTGGAGGCGCTGCCATTTGCTGCGTCCAGCATGCTGGAGCTGTCTGATACCAAGAGTGCCAAGAGCCTGGCGGAGTTGTATGAAGAAGAGTACCAAGCAGCTCGTGGTGAGGAGGCCGGTGacggtgcgccgcgctcagAGGCGGATGTCAAGCTCGACAACGATCATGCGGCGTTGGCGGCGGATATGGATACCCTCTTTAGCAAGCTCGATGCATTGAGCAATGCGCATTACacgcccaaggcgcccaaggcgGCGATCCAGACTGTGTCCAATACACCGTCTATGGCGATCGAGTCAGCGCTGCCTacgaccatgtcggccggCTCGATGCTGGCACCGGAGGAAGTATATGAGCGACCCATAcacagcgcggcgctcgagggcgaCAAGAGCGAAATGTCGCATGCCGAGAAGCAACGTCTGCACAACAAACTGCGCCATGAAAAGCGCCGACGGAATGACCGCATCAAGCGCACGGAAGAAGCCATTCAGCGCCAGCGTGGCGATGGTCCGCGTAGCAAGAGCGAGACCAAGGCAGACAAGGACAAGGCGCTCAAGAGCCTGGTCGGCCACAAGGGCGTCACGGTCGTCGGCAAAGAAAAGCGTGagaagaaaaaggcgcCTGCCTCGTGGAAACTGTAG
- a CDS encoding bifunctional dethiobiotin synthetase/adenosylmethionine---8-amino-7-oxononanoate aminotransferase, whose amino-acid sequence MASVARRVHQVFGADTDVGKTIFSTALLLASAARGSKVAYVKPVSTGAQQDMDARHVRTFAPQVPTRTLVQFSEPVSPHMAAAMQASPDEHVRDAQIVERLRTWLHECGMEAAIVETAGGVHSPSPSGSSQADLLRPLRLPTILVGSSVLGGISSTRASFESLRMRGYDIDVVLMFTSPYYGNDTYLAQYFVEHGIPLFTIEKPPARVADTPTDVARMQTYYQHTLTTMAEVVQYLADQHARRYASLDTLGMRAHQHMWWPFTQHTRVAPQDVTIVDSAHSDFFEAHAPGQGTSPMMDGSASWWTQAVGHGHPRLALAAAYAAGRYGHVLSPSVAHEPAVRLAERLLGHDSSATLAPGRGWASRAFFTDDGSTGMEVALKMAMQASVRRYTPTVMSSATLARTAPGRRAGSLGGRQQREWHVLGLQGSYHGDTIGAMDACEPSVFSEHVAWYRGRGYWLAPPALRMKEGKVRIEVPASDEWGESQCLGILPSIEAAYRMPARLQSELAQRYVRMLNKRLEELVLVEGHRFGALVLEPLVMGAGGMIFVDPLFQRCLVDVVRSREDLFSLSDPPLRDACVNRDADGWRGLPVVYDEVFTGLHRLGFAMGADVLGTPPDINCLAKILTGGVVPMSVTLASDSIFRAFAMSDQKTHALLHGHSYTAHPVGCQVTLETLDMLDEMPTKASWDPAWLERMSHAKRLRGIMSLGTVLKLELESSTGGYASDAADDLLRTLRAGSFPIHLRSLGQVVYIMTSLTTPADTLARIQTLLEHEFL is encoded by the coding sequence ATGGCCAGTGTAGCGCGGCGGGTGCACCAGGTGTTTGGGGCCGACACGGATGTAGGCAAGACGATTTTTTCcacggcgctgctcctCGCGAGTGCAGCGCGAGGAAGCAAGGTGGCATACGTCAAGCCAGTGAGCACAGGCGCGCAGCAGGACATggatgcgcggcatgtACGGACCTTTGCGCCACAAGTGCCAACGCGTACGCTTGTGCAGTTTTCGGAGCCTGTGTCACCGCACATGGCCGCTGCAATGCAGGCATCGCCTGATGAGCATGTCAGGGATGCACAGATCGTGGAGCGTCTGCGTACGTGGCTGCACGAATGCGGGATGGAGGCAGCGATTGTCGAGACGGCCGGCGGCGTTCACtcgccatcgccgagcgGGTCTTCTCAGGCAGATCTGCTGCGTCCGCTGCGTCTTCCGACGATCTTGGTCGGATCGAGCGTCCTGGGTGGGATCAGCTCAAcgcgcgcctcgttcgAGAGCCTGCGGATGCGTGGCTACGATATCGATGTCGTTTTGATGTTCACTTCGCCGTACTATGGCAACGATACGTACCTAGCACAGTACTTTGTGGAGCATGGGATTCCTCTCTTCACAATCGAAAAGCCGCCGGCGCGAGTGGCTGACACGCCCACGGACGTGGCTCGCATGCAGACCTACTACCAGCACACACTGACGACCATGGCAGAGGTGGTGCAATACCTCGCAGATCAGCACGCTCGCCGATATGCATCCCTCGATACTCTGGGTATGCGTGCACACCAGCACATGTGGTGGCCCTTTACGCAGCATACGCGCGTGGCGCCCCAGGACGTGACGATCGTCGACAGTGCGCACTCTGACTTTTTtgaggcgcacgcgccaggacaaggcacgtcgcccatgATGGATGGATCAGCATCGTGGTGGACGCAGGCCGTGGGGCACGGCCATCCGCGCCTCGCACTAGCTGCCGCGTACGCCGCGGGTCGGTACGGTCATGTGTTGTCGCCCAGCGTAGCACATGAGCCAGCCGTCAGACTGGCAGAGCGATTGCTTGGCCACGACTCGTCAGCGACGCTCGCACCTGGACGCGGATGGGCCAGCCGTGCGTTTTTCACAGACGATGGAAGCACGGGCATGGAAGTCGCGCTCAAGATGGCCATGCAAGCATCGGTGCGACGGTACACGCCCACGGTCATGTCCTCAGCAACActcgcacgcacagcgcctggcCGCCGTGCCGGCTCGCTCGGTGGacgccagcagcgcgaatGGCACGTGTTGGGTTTGCAAGGCAGTTATCACGGCGACACGATCGGGGCGATGGATGCGTGTGAGCCAAGTGTGTTCAGTGAGCACGTGGCGTGGTACCGCGGCCGTGGCTACTGGCTGGCTCCGCCGGCGCTGCGAATGAAGGAGGGCAAGGTCCGAATCGAGGTCCCGGCCTCTGACGAATGGGGCGAGTcgcagtgcctcggcatACTGCcctcgatcgaggcggcgTACCGTATGCCAGCGCGACTACAGAGTGAATTGGCGCAGCGGTATGTGCGCATGTTGAacaagcgcctcgaggagctTGTTCTTGTCGAGGGACACCGCTTCGGAGCCCTTGTCCTGGAGCCACTCGTGATGGGGGCGGGGGGCATGATCTTTGTCGATCCGCTATTTCAACGGTGCCTCGTTGACGTGGTCCGCTCGCGCGAGGACCTCTTTTCGCTATCAGATCCGCCATTGCGCGATGCCTGCGTGAATCGCGATGCAGACGGGTGGCGCGGCTTACCGGTCGTGTACGACGAGGTGTTTACGGGTCTACACCGCCTGGGCTTTGCCATGGGGGCCGATGTGCTGGGTACACCGCCCGACATAAACTGCCTCGCCAAGATCCTGACCGGCGGTGTCGTGCCCATGTCCGTGACCCTCGCGTCCGACAGCATTTTCCGCGCGTTTGCGATGAGCGATCAAAAGACACATGCGCTCCTCCATGGTCACAGCTACACCGCCCATCCTGTGGGCTGCCAGGTGACTCTCGAGACACTTGATATGCTCGACGAGATGCCCACGAAGGCGTCATGGGATCCAGCCTGGCTAGAGCGCATGTCTCATGCCAAGCGTTTGCGCGGTATCATGTCCCTGGGCACGGTCCTCAAGCTAGAGCTGGAGAGCAGCACCGGTGGTTATGCATCggatgccgccgacgacctGCTCCGAACGCTGCGTGCTGGGTCCTTCCCGATACATTTGCGCTCGCTGGGCCAGGTTGTGTACATCATGACAAGTTTGACGACGCCAGCCGACACATTGGCTCGCATCCAGACACTACTCGAGCACGAATTCCTATAA